In the Lepus europaeus isolate LE1 chromosome 10, mLepTim1.pri, whole genome shotgun sequence genome, ATGATACCGTGACCAAGGAGGTGAAGGTGCTCTTGGACCAGCTGCGGTTCCCTAATggcatccagctctctcctgccgAGGACTTTGTCCTAGTGGCTGAAACGACCATGGCGAGGATCCGGAGGTGCGTGTGCTGTTCAGTGGCGCTGTCGATTGTTTTCGGGGTGGGCTGGAGACATGCTGGATGGAGCCTGAGGACCCACAGGCACTGCTACTTAAGTAACCATGATAGAAGGAAAATTCAAGCTGGGTTTCCTTCCTCTCATTTGCAGCCTCCTCAAGGGTGCAGGTGGGGGAGTGTCTTCACTTGGTGCCAGCCGTGCCCCCAGGAGGGCCTTGGCCCACCCCCATGTCCCCCCTCAGTCCCAGCTGAGCTGGCTCTCCAGGGTCTCCTCTCAGTAGCTGTGCTGTGGTTTATGATGTGCACAGCTGTGGGCATTCCCCGCAGTGGATTTGGACCAACATCAACTGGGTGCCTGGCTCaagtttttttccccttaaatcgGGGGTTGTTGCTCACTGCATCTCGGGTGAATCTTTCAGAGTCTATGTGTCTGGCCTGATGAAGGGAGGGGCTGACCTGTTCGTGGAGAACATGCCCGGGTTTCCAGACAACATCCGGCCCAGCAGCGCCGGCGGATACTGGGTTGCCATGTCAAGCATCCGCCCCAGCCCCGGGTTTTCCATGTTGGACTTCTTAGCCGAGAGGCCCTACATTAAGAAGATCATTTTTAAGGTAACTATTCAAACTCATtccaaaacacaaatgaaaaggaAGCTAATTATGACCTCTCTTTGACCTTTATATCCAAAGAAGTCTAGTTCTGCCTAAACTAtgtgttacttctttttttttttttttttttgacaggcagagtggacagtgagagagagagacagagagaaaggtcttcctttttttaccgttggtttaccctccaatggctgccgcggctggcgcgctgcggccggtgcacagcgctgatccgaagccaggagccaggtgcttctcctggtctcccatgcggatgcagggcccaagcacttgggccatcctccactgccttcccgggccatagcagagagctggcctggaagaggggcaaccgggacagaatccggtgccccaaccgggactagaacctggtgtgctggcgccactggcggaggattagcctgttgagccgcggcgccggcctaagtgtTACTTCTGATGGTTTCTTAATACGCATTCTAGTCTGCATCCTGAAAGGTGGACTTAAACATCTGAGCCCTTTAATTCTAAAGTGTTCTGGTTCCCTGTTTCTGGATACTTGTGTTGTCAACCTCACCATGTTGGCTTTGGTGTCTCTACCTGCTGGCcagtcccttcctccctctgccatgGCTCTCTCGGACCCTCTGCTCCCCTGCAGACCTGCAACTTTGCCTTACACCTGCCTCCCCTTCCTGTGGCCACACCCAGAAGCCACTTCCCTCAGCCTAATTCCTTTGCCTCCCCATCCTCCTGTCAGTCTCCCCTCTCCAGGGGACCTCCTACCACAACCAGATACTTAAAAAGATTACCACCCACTTGCATCATTGACTGGCACTGTCCCTTGGACACAGCCTTTAAATGTTGATCACGCTGCCCACGTGGGCGCTAGTGTCATGCAGAAGTCTTTCCCAGAAAGCTCCACTTTGCAGGCCAGAGGGAAGTTTGGAATTGGTATTGAATATGCGACCAGTAATCGGACACAGTGTCCCCAGCCTGCCCTCTGAGAGCTGCGTGTGGCCTTTAGGGTGCTGGGAGTGTTAAGGTTGCTGTGTGGTGAATCCTGATCTGTTCAGAACTCTGTTcttcctccagtgccagcatctgccAGCATCTGTCCCTGCTGGGACCGAGGAGGTGGCAGAGCAGTGGGGTGGGCTAAGAGAGAGGAGTTTTGGCGAGAAAGCCAGAGCAGCAGCTGTGGGTCCTGCGCAGATGAGTTGTCTCTGCCTCAGTGACTGCATCTGTAAATTGGAAAGAGTGGTAgtagcatttcttatttttttaaaaagatatatttgtttatttgaaagtcatatttacatagagagagaaggagaggcgggggggggggggtccttcatcagatggttcactccccagatgaccacaatggccagagctgtgccaatctgaagccaggagtcaggagcttcttccaggtctcccatgtaggtgcaggggcccaaggacttgggccatcttctactgctttctcaggccacaggagagagctggattggaagtggagcatctggttctcaaaacagcacccatatgggatgatggcactgcaggcggtagcttaacccactatgccaccgcgctgactccttatttttttttaaagatttatttttatgtatttgaaagacagagttacagaaagaggtagagccagagagagagaggtcttccattctgttgggtcactccccagatgaccgcaacagccagagctgagctgatctgatctgaagccaggagcttcttctgggtctcctacttgggtgcaggagcccaaggacttgggccatcttccactgttttcccaggccatagcagagagctggatttaaagaggagcagccaggacttgaaccggtgctcatataggatgctggcgctgcaggctggggctttaacctgctgctccacagtgccagcccagtggTAGCATTTCATTAGGTGCTGATCTAATGGAATGAGAACAGGTAAACAGTGCCCTTGGCTAAGTGCTCAGTTGCTGTCACTGTCAGTTTTCTTGCAGCCAGGACGTGAGCACCCCTGCTGTCTGCTGGTGGCTGTTGTGCCTCCCTGATTGAGCAGGCTTAGTTCActgctctgtctgcagcacctgtAGTGGTGTCTGGCACATGGTAGGCTCCTGGATGCGCTGTTGAATGAGGGAGTGACTGCAGAGCTGAGAGGCCCCGTGTGAGAGGGGTGGGATGTGATCCGTGCACTGAGAACAtctggggcaggaggcagcgTGGCCTTGCTCCCTCTGCCAGCGTCCTGTGCCcttgagagggaggagaaggccaGAGGCCTCTAGACTTGCAGAGATTAGGCTGTGTTCCAGATCTAATCCGAGCTGAAGTGTCATTGTCTGGAGTTGGAGGCAGTGtcagagaaggagcaggaagGGCACAGAGAACTCTTCCTGAACAGTTAGTTGCAGGCCggtcacccccccccacccccaaggctcCATCACTCCGATCCTTTGATGTGTTTTCCCACAGCAGGGACGCTGTCCCTCATCACCACCAGCCGGAGACAGGCTGCTCCCGTGGATGAATGCCTCACTTATGTCCCGTCCACAGCCCATTCAGGTGTCTCCAGCCGCCCCAGTGTCCTTaatagcaaggggctggatccaGGAGCAGGCGTGGTGGTGTCTGGTTGTCTCTTTATTCACCTCTGGCTTGTTCTGTCTTCCTGGCCTGATCCCTTGTGAGGTCACAGGTCACTTGGGCTGCCGAGTGTCCCTCTGTCTTTGGATTTGTCCGGGTGTCCTCAGGATCAGATGCAGGTTCCCCAGGGGCGGAGTGTGGCTGTGAACAGCTGTGTGCCTCGCTGTCTAGGGCGGTCTTTTGTCACCAGAGCCATCTCACAGTTTCCTCTCGTGTCGCTGGCTCTGGTGTTGATGCCGTGACTTACCTTGATGCCCGAGTTGTCTGGCCATGGCCGACGGGCGTGCCCTCAGTGTGCTTCCTGAACTCGCCGCTGTCCCCCTGGGATGTGTTCTTTGCTCCCTGGCACACGAGCTGTTCCACGCTCATCCTGCCTATTACCTGTCCCGGCTCTAGCATCGtccatttctccaaggagcccCACCTGGGTGCTAAGAGTCGCACTGTGTTTCAGCATCACTGCCCCCAGCTAGGGGACACCTGTGTGCACTCATCCAGGCCTGCGTATGTGTCGTAACATGCACACTCTGCTGAGCCTTCATTTATTTGTCGTTTGTTTAACTTGAAACTCTATGCTTATgtctccagttctagtcccacacTGCAGAATTTATTCCAGTTCTTGCCCCTGTCCACCCCGTATTTGCACCTCCCTCTCTGACAGTGAGACAATATTTACCTGTTTCCACAGTTCCCCTACACTTAACCAGTCTATAGCCATTGTCTCCTCCTGCGTGGCCCCCTGCTGGGGCCCAGTGCCACACACTGGgtgtcccctccctgcctggcctcctgTAGGAGCCTACCTTTCCCTTCAAGGGCCCTGGTACCACAGCCGCTCTGTTACTGGGTGAGCACCTTCCTCACCCACATGGGCCCCGACAGCCTGTGCCAGGCCCAGTGGCCCCGTCCTGTGTATGCACCTGCCCTGCTCACAGACAGCCGTATGGCCTGATTGTTCAGGAGAAGGTGACAGAGTATGCAGAACGTTTTAGAAAGCCAACCACGGTTGCTGTGTGGAGAACGGGCCCTGGGGAGCCTGTCCAGCGGCCAAGTATGTAGGGCGCAGAGAGGCAGGGCTGGTGTCAGGCCCCATCTGCTGGGTGGAGGAGCCATGGATGCTGAGCTGGAGAAGGAAGGACCCCCCCCAGCCCGGAGGGATCTCGCActggggctggatgggaaggTGGGGCTTGTGAGCTCTCTGGAAACGTGTAGTTGAAAGGCGGTCTCAGGGATAAGCTGGAGAAAGCAGAGCGCAGAGAGGGGCGGTTGGGTCAAGGTCAAGGGTCAAGGTCACGGGAAGCCTTAGGGATTTTTTGGGCACCATGGCGGCTTTGGCTTGTTGCTGCTGAACATGTGTGGTGACTGGGAGATGCTCTGCACCAGACACTTGAGCGCCTGTCGTGCCAGAGTACACATCTGCCTGTCAGTTTCCATTCCTTGGTTTTAGAAATGTCTTCTCCACTGGGCTTTTCTGTTTCAAACTTCAGTAGCCATGGTGGATGGCTGGAGGCAGAGCTTGGAGGTATCACTTCACAATCTACACACTGAGCTTTGAGGCAGGCTGTGGAATCGGCTTGTCTATGGGGTGTGGATTTGCTTGCTGAACCCTTTCGGCCTTGGGTTCTGGGGCGTGAACGGCTCTGTAATCCGAGGAGCTGATGTGCCAAGGTCATCCTGATGGTGCCTTCGGCGCTGTGTCTTCCTTGGATGTGACTTGTGTTTCCCTGTGCTCGGCCAGGCCAACCTTGCCCTGCACTGGCCTCCTTGGCCTGCTGggagcaggtggggctgctgCGGGGCCCCTGTGCTGGGATAGGAGGTGGGGCGATCCCGGCTCTGCCCTGGGTGGCGAGAGCAGTTGTCTGCTCACGGCCTTCTCACGGTCCTTGCCTTGTGCTTCTCGTCCAGCTGTTCAGCCAGGAGACGGTGATGAAGTTTGTGCCGCGCTACAGCCTTGTCCTGGAGCTCAGCGACAGCGGGGCCTTCCGGAGAAGCCTGCACGACCCTGATGGCCTGGTGGCCACCCACGTGAGCGAGGCGCACGAGCATGATGGGTACCTGTACCTGGGCTCCTTCAAGTCCCCCTTCCTCTGCAGACTCAGCCTCCAGTCCGCGTAGCCAGCCCACAGCCGTGCATGCGGGGAGTCAGCCGCTCGGaaccctgcctggcccagctggagcCGGGGACACGGCGCTGCCCACCTGCGCCTGCCAGTCCTCGAGGTGTGGTGGCCACGGCGGCCGTGACCCCCAAGGCTGTGTGGACCCCTGAGGGCCACCCCTCAACTTGGGCTTGACTTTGGGTTTAGAGGGATGCATAGCGTACCTTCCAGGGAAGCCAAATCTGTGAAGCCATTCTGTTTTTTTATAAAAGCTTTCTAAGTACAGTAACTCTCTAGGGCCTAGGAAACACCATGCACTTTTAACAGGCTCTGGGTCGGTGTACAGAGCCATAGGGGTCTTGTTGCTCCTGCTTCTGTCCTGCCAGCTGCAGCATCTAGTAGAAAGTGGGGTGATACCTTTTGAGGGGGCATGGAAAggcgggtgggggtggtggaGCACAGGTCATGTGCATCGGGGCCGCTGGGAGCTGTCTTCTTGAGGGTTGTATGGGACGTGGGCCCAGGTTCCTAGGTGTTCCTTCCATATAGCAGAGGAGCATCAATCCCACCCtccacctgctcctgcctggcctTCCTCTGCACCAGATTGTCTCACGGCTAAGATGCCGACTGGGATACCCACAGCCTGAATTGTTGGAGTCCTGaatttagcttcttgctaatgtttcACCTGGGAGGGGTAGTGGTGGTTCAatcagttgggtccctgccacctgtgtgggacacctggatttaattcttggctcctggctttggccacaccatgtgggcatttgagggagtgaatcagtggatggaggttgtctctgtttctctctctgtctctgtctctgaagtAAAGTAAGTAAAAATTTGAGAAGACTCCTGAGTGGGTGCCTAGGAAAGGCAGACTGTTCCCAGTGGCTCAGGGGACTTCCTGGGTTTGTCTGGGAAACTTGGGTGGCCCAGGCACTCAGCACCTGCTGCAGGAGTATGTTCAGGAGTGTCCTGGGTCTCTGCCTTGTCCTTGACCTCTCGACCCACAGATGTGAAAAGTGCACGCGTTAATGTCACATTTGCTCTAGTGTTAAAAGCCCCAAGTTGCTGTGTATCTTGACAAATACGTCTCCACACTGGAATTAAATTtgctaataaataataatactaaAAAGACTTTTTGGATGATTAACCTTTTCTGATCGTGTGGCCGAGGACGGTGGCTTTTTAACAGCAACTGAAGGGAAACTGCGAAACCCctctcagggcagggccagggctcaggCTGCCTGCCTCCAGCACCAGCTCATCCTTGGTAGTCAACACTGCACCGGTCTGCTTTCCTTCCTGGGTGTTTGTGAGGGCACACACGAGATGGGTTCTCAGCAAGTGTTTGAAATAACTTGATAGATATAGCACAAGCAATTCAGAGAGAATTGGTAGGTGCGGTGCAATTGGAACCATTTTTGTTGTCACGGTGGGCAGGCCTCAAGTTAGCGGTAAGCCAGCAGGCTGATGGCTGGTTAGACAAGAGGCAGAGGTTGGCATTAACCCAGTTGGTGCAACCTTTGTCACAGTAGATGAAAACTGTTAATATTGTTTTATATGACCCTGCAAGGCAGCGAGTTGAATACTCattaaatactttcttttttttttttttttacttttttttttttttttttttgaaaggcagagtggacagtgagagagagacagagagaaaggtcttccttttgccgttggttcaccctccaatggccgccgcggtagcgcactgcggccggcgcaccgcgctgatccgatggcaggagccaggtgtttctcctggtctcccatggggtgcagggcccaagcacttgggccatcctccactgcactccctggccacagcagagagctggcctggaagaggggcaaccggacaggatcggtgccccgaccgggactagaacccggtgtgccggcaccgcaaggcggaggattagcctgttgagccacggcgccggcctaaatactTTCTAATAGCTGACGATGAGCCTCCTATAGTAGATAAACAAGAACATTAAGGGAatacccaattctttttttttttttttttgacaggcagagtagacagtgagagagagagacagaaaggtcttccttttttccattggttcaccccccaatggccactgcggctgtcgtactgcgctgatccgtagccaggagccaggtgcttctcctggtctcccatgcgggtgcagggtccaaggacttgggccatcctccattgcactcccggtccacagcagagagctggactggaagaggagcaaccgggacagaatctagaacctggtgtgccggcgccgcaggcggaggattaacctagtaagccGCCGTACCCGCCCCCAATTATTCTGTCGTTAAAAAAGTTTCTACGGGCTGGGCCTGAAGGTTGACTTTTCAGTTCAGAACAGAGAGCTTTGGCTTTTACTGCTTCATTCTCACCACGGAAGAGAAGCTGGGAAATTGTTTTTTCACAGTTTTGAGCAAGAGAGTCTCGACTTTGACCCAGGTGTTGATTCTCTCTGTACGTGTCACTTCCTGTGTTTTATGTGCTAATTTAGCATGGCAAGGTGCAAACTGCTCTTCTCACTAGGTCGGATATGCTTTTGCTGTACACCGAAGTGGGGTTTGCTCCAGTATGAATCACTAGCACCCATGGAAAACTAGGCAGGTGACCCACAGCTTGCCTCTAGTGCCCATtacagaactccatcagggttcaGTTACTGCCTTTTGCAGGACGGGGATCCCTGTCTGAGTACTTTATGATCATCACACACTGGTAGAGTGATGTGGATGTTGAAGGTCTTTCACATCCACTTTTAAATGACAGGAGGCAACGCGATCTCATTGTACAGCTCTcagagctgtggctggcacacagcTGAACCAAGACTCCCGTGCCATAGCTGAGAATACACTCCTGAGGCTGGAGAGCCAGTGACAGGATGGCCTTCTCAGGCCTGTCTGGGCAGTGGGTTGCAGCGGGGCTCTGGCAGTGGGGAGTGGTCCCTGGGGAGTGGTCCCAGCACTCTGCCCCACCTGCCCGTCCACGCAAGTGTTTGAAATAACTTGATACAGCATTTTAAATAGGTAATAGCACAAGCAATCCAGAGAGAATTGGTAGGTGCGGTGCAATTGGAACCATTTTTGCCAAGCCCTTCCGATCCCTTGGGCCTCACGGGCAGCACAGAGGACTCTGGTGGAGCCCACCCTCCTCATGGGAAGAGAGCACAGCTCGGAGCTGGTGGCTAGTCTGCCTTGCCAGTTCTTCCTGCCCACAGGCCTGCCTGTTTGTGGCTGCGTTGGTCTTCAAGAGGTTTTAGCTGGCAACAAAAGGGCTGGACAGTCCCAGAGCTTTATGGAGGCAACTTAACTCAGACAACTTGGTGAAGGGAGCCCCTCACAGCACTCACCCGCCCTTCCTGACCACACCCTTTAAAAGGTAACATACTAAGCCTTTGCTTTGAGATGGTCAGCTCTTTACTTAGCATTGTGCATCCGCACAAGGTCCTGATGCCAGGAGCATGCTTGCTTTCCCTGCCCCACACCTTCCCAGTGCTACGTGCTCAGACCCAGGGTGGATGCCTGGGACCCCCACCCGCTGAGGTCAGCCtgtttctgctgtggccccgacTCCAGTGACTTTGATCTGAGGACTCAGTCCCCTATGCTCTGGCCCTGAGTCCAGGTGCAAAGCATCAGCAAAACAGCTGATTGGAGAAGAAAGTGCAGTGTAACATAGGTAGCAGAGGGGGCCGCCGCCCTCTGTCCTTGGCAGCGACCCACTGGATCATCCATCACGTGTCTGTCGCAGCCACGGTCTTGCCCAGGAGTCAGTGACAGCGGAGAACGGGTACCTCCACCTTCTGGAGCCAGGGGATTACCCAGACCTCGGAGTAGCAGTTCAGGGTCTGCAAGAAACAAGGACCCACCTGGGAATCCACCTGGCCGCCCCGGACCCCTGCCCCAGATTGccgcatgcacacatgcacatctgTGCCCGAGGGACTGCTGGCCAGTTACAGAGTcagcatgcgtgtgtgtgcacatgtgtccaTGTGTATACTCCTCACCAAGGCATTCTCCCCCAATCCCCAGTTTTTATTCTGGAAAATGTCAAGCTTAAGAAAACTTGAAAGGATGATTGAGGGCATTTACATTGCACCTACATCTTGCCACATCtggtttctctttctccctgcagaGAGGTATCATATCCTATACATTGCATATACAACTCTATCTATCTGCAATTTCTGAGTGATCTCAAAGCAGGTCTTCTCCCACCTGACTACTCCTCTGTTCTCCCACATCACGGCAGTGCAGGAACACAGGAGGTGATGCTAGGGTACTGATGTGAGCAGGGGCTCAGACCTACCTGCTTCAGGGTATGGTTGCTTTGGAAGTCGCAGTCATCCAGCTGGACGTGCGAGGTTTTCCTGCAGGTGGTTCGGCTGAATTCCGCCTCAAGCATATATTTTAGGCCTTTCACTATCTGCAGAGAACgtgagcaggggctggtgttttaAGGCTGGGCGGAAGAGACGGCAGCTCTTGCACCAACCAGCACAGGTGTGCCGACACAGGTGAGGAGGGAGACTGCTGGTGTGGAGGACAACTCGGGATCCCCATGAGGCGGGGAGCAGGCCGCTGCACCGTGGCCCCTGCCATTCCCTCCCTCCGGCAGAGTGCCAGCTCCTGGTTGGATCCCACACTTCAGGAGTAACCTCAGGCCAGGCTTGCCTTTGGGTTGCCCTGGCCCCCAGGCTAAGGGCAAAGTCCTTGcttgttccctctctctcctcgGAGACAAAATGAAGCCCCCTGAGTGGGAGATGCACCTGCTGTGAATTTTACATGGCTCCTGTGGCAAGCACTGCTGGCTTCACCCTGTACCCCCTCCTCCCCGCTGCTGGAAACTGTTTTGAGTTTCAGAAGAGCCcttttggggctgatgctgtggcattaGTGAGTAAGGCCACCTCTTAGCAActcaggcattccatatgggtactggttcaagtcctggctgccccacttccgatccagctccctactaatgcacctgggaaagcagcagcagacgacccaagtgcttgggctcctgtgctcacctgagagacctggatgaagttcctggcttcggcctggcccagtgctggccattgtggccatctggggagtgaaccagtatatggaagatctgtctctctctaactctttcaaaataaatttaaaaaacctttaaaaaaaaaacaaaacccttctCCAATTGGCCTTGCCAGTGACCTGGCTCATTTTTAGTCTCAGCCCCATCTCAAGTGAAACAAGGTCATCTCCACCATGGCCAAGGTCCAGCAACCTCCCATCCCCCCCACAAGGAGGACAGGGACACTGggtccagggatcctactggccTCCCTGGAGGAGGCAGTGCCTCAGAGGACCTGACAGCTCCGAGGCTGGGCCCGGAGCACTGGCACTGGCCACGCCCTGCTGCTTTCACAGTGACACTTGCCAAAATCACCCTCCTCCTGTGACCCACAAGACCAGAGTTTGGGCCTTCCTCTCAGAGCAGAGCCTCTGCACTGCCCCCTAccccctccagcctccagcaGCAATATCACTGAGGGCCAGCTTCCTCCAAGCGTCAGAGGCCACCACACAGCCCCCTCCTGCTGCCCGTGCTGGCCGCGTGTTCTTGGACTCAGGTGAATGAGGCTGGCTGTGCCCTGTGCGGTCCCTTGTGGGTGGCCATAGGTTACTAAGGGTGTGACCACTCTGCAGGGGGCTGTGGGCTATTCAGGCAGGCTGGAGGCAGAGTGGGGTTGTGCACCAGGCAAAGGGATGAGAGAACTCTGGGTGGGTAGAGAGCAGCACCTAGTCCTTTGGGGCCGAGGCTGGGCGGGGAGTGGGAagtggggccagccctggctggagaTGCCACGGCCTGCTCTGGGGCGAGGGCAGCACCTCCGTGGGTTTCTCTTCTGTCCCACTCCCTGTGGACTCTGGGCTGGAGGTCTAGTGACTGCCCTGGGTCACGGGTTTTAGCCTTGAGTGTCTCACCCTGCGGtggggtgtgtgtttgtgggggtggtgaggtgagggtggggccagtgctacTCGGCTCCCCAGGGCCCCTCACCTGGACCAGGGCCCTGCGGACAAAGGACTCCTTGAACAGGAAGATGTCGTCTGTGCAATTGTTGAACCTCTCCACGCTATGCCTGGCTGCGGCCAGGACTCCAGGGTCATCCGTCTTGATGGTCTCGgggaatcctggcttcaggcccgAGTTAAGATCTTGGGaacaaaaatctgaaaaacaatgaGACAAGCACAACAATGATCGCGGGAGCCTTGCAGTGGGCGCCATGTCTTGTGCCTGGGCAGGCCCCCTCTcctacccaccccaccccctctcaCCCCATAATGCCTCTGTTGTGTTTCCCTTAGCaccccctgctcccccacccccacagcaggACCTGTGGACAGGATGTGGCCTGGGGTGTTAGGAGAAGGGCCCCCGGCCTCCACCCCTGTCTGCGTGCCCCAACCTAGTGGGTCACGTGGTAGTGCTGACCTGGTCCTGCTTCCCCACTTGTGCACGGCTCTCTCTGGCTTCTCTGTGCCCAAGCCCTTGCTGGGGATGACGGCCGCTGAGCCCAAGAGTAGGCAGCTGCAGTTCTTTGTCTTTTCCACGTCTTCCCATACAAGGGAGGCATACTCGGCTTCCCTCCCAGCCGCATCTCTCAGTGTCTGTGCCAGAGCTGGACCCTGGTATCCCTTTGACTCCCAGAGAGCCAAGGTGGCAGATGGCCTGGGGTCTGGCTCGGGGGAGACCCTGAGCTGCTTACTCCTTTGTCCAGCTCCTTTCTAGCCCattcctgccccctcctcctgctgggcACGCAGAAGCTTCTCACGGTGTCCTGCAAAGCAACACGCAATGAAAGCATCAGCATGGCAAGAAAGCAGAGCAAGTGAGGTGGGGGGAGTCGGGGTGCAAGGTGCGTCTGTGGGGGTGCTGGGTCTGAACAGATCTGTAGGGAGACTCTAAGGGCCCTGTGCTGAGTTGAGAACTGGGTCTCAGCAATCAGCAGAGCAGGACAGCTGAAGAGGGGTCtggagagctgggggaggggcaaggtTAGGCCAGGCACTGGTATCTGGTCCTTCCAGGCACAGAATTTGCCTTTTATTACAAAgaggagggggccagcgctgtggcgtagcgggaaagctgccgcctgcagtgtcggcatcccatatgggcactggttctagtcccgggtgctccacttctgatccagctctctgcttatggcctgggaaagcagaagatggcccaagtctttgggcccctgcacctgcttgggagacctgg is a window encoding:
- the CST7 gene encoding cystatin-F, producing the protein MRPARALLAFCCLVVLTAGASSPDFCSQDLNSGLKPGFPETIKTDDPGVLAAARHSVERFNNCTDDIFLFKESFVRRALVQIVKGLKYMLEAEFSRTTCRKTSHVQLDDCDFQSNHTLKQTLNCYSEVWVIPWLQKVEVPVLRCH